Proteins encoded together in one Carassius auratus strain Wakin chromosome 32, ASM336829v1, whole genome shotgun sequence window:
- the prc1b gene encoding protein regulator of cytokinesis 1b isoform X1 — MRKSEVIAAESVACLNKALCHLKDIWEEIGIPEDQRLERTNVVKNHVKSLLDMMIVEEESLRKRLRTSIEKCQKELSQLCLELQLPPFQEDRSSTMLQQEKDLRMHVEVMLKEKNQRMQALKALTEQDQDLCDVLCFQPFSVSAGSVPSLEQLDKFRQHISSLTAEKERRHKEFVTLKKQIILCMDDLDQLPETSFEKDVVCEDEESFCLSKENIDSLKVLLHQLESRKAENECVCGSYREKIHELWERLQTPQEERDAMCEHMTLSKQRNMQALQAEVRRLEELKLKNIQNVTEAIRNEIAVFWDKCFYSSDQRQAFVPFYDDDFSEELLSLHDAEIVQLKQYYEDHKDLFEGVHKWEESWRLFLELEEKAKDPSRFTNRGGNLLKEEKQRADLVKSLPKLEKKLKAEIEQWEHEQNREFQVNGQKFMQFVTDQWELYRLEKEREKQERQLKKSKQTEVDMVYGTVVRTPTKRRFLGSTTPCKARKLNATSSTGTSNSTIRSVFGGTVCHSPISRPPISACKQGNVRTPGHGKPPHQGLLERNKENVCHLTGGVAGMTKVPASPQRNFSINSVASTYSEFQRDLSKSSKSKHVAEILNSTIIQL, encoded by the exons atgaggaagag TGAGGTGATTGCTGCAGAATCAGTGGCATGTCTGAATAAAGCTCTCTGCCATCTGAAGGACATCTGGGAGGAAATCGGCATCCCTGAGGACCAACGATTAGAAAGAACAAACGTGGTCAAGAATCATGTCAAA AGTCTTCTGGACATGATGATTGTGGAGGAAGAGAGTCTGCGGAAACGACTGAGGACAAGTATTGAGAAATGTCAAAAAGAGTTGAGTCAGTTGTGTTTGGAACTGCAGCTCCCCCCATTTCAG GAGGACAGAAGTAGCACAATGCTACAGCAGGAAAAAGACCTCCGGATGCATGTTGAAGTGATGTTAAAGGAGAAAAATCAGAGAATGCAAGCGCTCAAAGCCTTAACTGAGCAGGATCAGGATCTCTGTGACGTGCTCTGCTTCCAGCCGTTTTCTGTCTCTGCCGGTTCTGTTCCTTCCCTGGAACAACTGGACAAATTCCGTCAACACATCTCCTCTCTCACTGCTGAGAAA GAACGAAGACACAAGGAATTTGTCACATTGAAGAAGCAAATAATACTTTGCATGGATGATCTGGATCAGTTGCCTGAGACTAGTTTTGAAAAGGATGTCGTCTGTGAAGATGAAGAGAGTTTTTGCTTGTCTAAAGAAAACATTGATTCACTCAAAGTCCTCCTTCACCAG TTGGAGAGCAGAAAGGCAGAGAATGAATGTGTCTGTGGCTCTTATCGGGAGAAGATCCATGAACTATGGGAACGGTTGCAGACTCCACAGGAAGAGCGTGATGCAATGTGTGAACACATGACCCTGTCAAAGCAAAGAAATATGCAAGCT TTACAAGCTGAGGTCAGACGTCTTGAAGAACTGAAgcttaaaaatattcaaaacgtTACCGAGGCCATTCGGAATGAGATCGCTGTGTTCTGGGATAAGTGCTTCTATAGCTCTGACCAGCGGCAAGCTTTTGTGCCCTTTTATGATG ATGATTTCAGCGAGGAACTCCTGAGCTTACATGATGCAGAAATAGTGCAGCTTAAACAATATTATGAGGATCATAAAGATCTTTTTGAAGGTGTTCACAAATGGGAGGAAAGCTGGAGACTTTTCTTGGAGCTTGAA GAAAAGGCCAAAGATCCATCCAGATTCACCAACAGAGGAGGAAACCTTCTTAAGGAGGAGAAACAGCGGGCTGATCTGGTCAAAAGTCTCCCCAAG CTTGAGAAGAAGCTGAAGGCTGAGATTGAACAGTGGGAACATGAACAGAACCGAGAGTTTCAGGTGAATGGTCAAAAGTTCATGCAGTTTGTCACTGATCAATGGGAGTTGTACCGGCTGGAGAAGGAGCGGGAAAAACAGGAGCgg CAACTAAAGAAGAGCAAACAGACGGAGGTGGACATGGTCTATGGTACTGTGGTCCGGACACCAACTAAACGAAGATTTCTGGGAAGCACAACACCTTGTAAAGCTCGAAAG CTTAACGCTACGTCCAGTACTGGCACTTCTAACAGCACTATCCGATCTGTCTTTGGTGGTACTGTCTGCCATTCTCCTATATCGCGCCCTCCGATTTCAGCATGCAAG CAGGGTAATGTGAGGACACCAGGCCACGGCAAACCTCCTCATCAAGGTTTGCTAGAACGCAATAAGGAGAATGTCTGTCATCTAACTGGTGGCGTGGCTGGAATGACAAAGGTACCAGCTAGTCCACAGCGTAACTTCAGCATTAACTCTGTCGCAAGCACCTATTCAGAATTTCAG CGAGACCTCTCCAAGTcatctaaatcaaaacatgtaGCTGAAATCCTGAACTCAACCATCATTCAACTTTAA
- the prc1b gene encoding protein regulator of cytokinesis 1b isoform X4 — MRKSEVIAAESVACLNKALCHLKDIWEEIGIPEDQRLERTNVVKNHVKSLLDMMIVEEESLRKRLRTSIEKCQKELSQLCLELQLPPFQEDRSSTMLQQEKDLRMHVEVMLKEKNQRMQALKALTEQDQDLCDVLCFQPFSVSAGSVPSLEQLDKFRQHISSLTAEKERRHKEFVTLKKQIILCMDDLDQLPETSFEKDVVCEDEESFCLSKENIDSLKVLLHQLESRKAENECVCGSYREKIHELWERLQTPQEERDAMCEHMTLSKQRNMQALQAEVRRLEELKLKNIQNVTEAIRNEIAVFWDKCFYSSDQRQAFVPFYDDDFSEELLSLHDAEIVQLKQYYEDHKDLFEGVHKWEESWRLFLELEEKAKDPSRFTNRGGNLLKEEKQRADLVKSLPKLEKKLKAEIEQWEHEQNREFQVNGQKFMQFVTDQWELYRLEKEREKQERQLKKSKQTEVDMVYGTVVRTPTKRRFLGSTTPCKARKLNATSSTGTSNSTIRSVFGGTVCHSPISRPPISACKGNVRTPGHGKPPHQGLLERNKENVCHLTGGVAGMTKRDLSKSSKSKHVAEILNSTIIQL, encoded by the exons atgaggaagag TGAGGTGATTGCTGCAGAATCAGTGGCATGTCTGAATAAAGCTCTCTGCCATCTGAAGGACATCTGGGAGGAAATCGGCATCCCTGAGGACCAACGATTAGAAAGAACAAACGTGGTCAAGAATCATGTCAAA AGTCTTCTGGACATGATGATTGTGGAGGAAGAGAGTCTGCGGAAACGACTGAGGACAAGTATTGAGAAATGTCAAAAAGAGTTGAGTCAGTTGTGTTTGGAACTGCAGCTCCCCCCATTTCAG GAGGACAGAAGTAGCACAATGCTACAGCAGGAAAAAGACCTCCGGATGCATGTTGAAGTGATGTTAAAGGAGAAAAATCAGAGAATGCAAGCGCTCAAAGCCTTAACTGAGCAGGATCAGGATCTCTGTGACGTGCTCTGCTTCCAGCCGTTTTCTGTCTCTGCCGGTTCTGTTCCTTCCCTGGAACAACTGGACAAATTCCGTCAACACATCTCCTCTCTCACTGCTGAGAAA GAACGAAGACACAAGGAATTTGTCACATTGAAGAAGCAAATAATACTTTGCATGGATGATCTGGATCAGTTGCCTGAGACTAGTTTTGAAAAGGATGTCGTCTGTGAAGATGAAGAGAGTTTTTGCTTGTCTAAAGAAAACATTGATTCACTCAAAGTCCTCCTTCACCAG TTGGAGAGCAGAAAGGCAGAGAATGAATGTGTCTGTGGCTCTTATCGGGAGAAGATCCATGAACTATGGGAACGGTTGCAGACTCCACAGGAAGAGCGTGATGCAATGTGTGAACACATGACCCTGTCAAAGCAAAGAAATATGCAAGCT TTACAAGCTGAGGTCAGACGTCTTGAAGAACTGAAgcttaaaaatattcaaaacgtTACCGAGGCCATTCGGAATGAGATCGCTGTGTTCTGGGATAAGTGCTTCTATAGCTCTGACCAGCGGCAAGCTTTTGTGCCCTTTTATGATG ATGATTTCAGCGAGGAACTCCTGAGCTTACATGATGCAGAAATAGTGCAGCTTAAACAATATTATGAGGATCATAAAGATCTTTTTGAAGGTGTTCACAAATGGGAGGAAAGCTGGAGACTTTTCTTGGAGCTTGAA GAAAAGGCCAAAGATCCATCCAGATTCACCAACAGAGGAGGAAACCTTCTTAAGGAGGAGAAACAGCGGGCTGATCTGGTCAAAAGTCTCCCCAAG CTTGAGAAGAAGCTGAAGGCTGAGATTGAACAGTGGGAACATGAACAGAACCGAGAGTTTCAGGTGAATGGTCAAAAGTTCATGCAGTTTGTCACTGATCAATGGGAGTTGTACCGGCTGGAGAAGGAGCGGGAAAAACAGGAGCgg CAACTAAAGAAGAGCAAACAGACGGAGGTGGACATGGTCTATGGTACTGTGGTCCGGACACCAACTAAACGAAGATTTCTGGGAAGCACAACACCTTGTAAAGCTCGAAAG CTTAACGCTACGTCCAGTACTGGCACTTCTAACAGCACTATCCGATCTGTCTTTGGTGGTACTGTCTGCCATTCTCCTATATCGCGCCCTCCGATTTCAGCATGCAAG GGTAATGTGAGGACACCAGGCCACGGCAAACCTCCTCATCAAGGTTTGCTAGAACGCAATAAGGAGAATGTCTGTCATCTAACTGGTGGCGTGGCTGGAATGACAAAG CGAGACCTCTCCAAGTcatctaaatcaaaacatgtaGCTGAAATCCTGAACTCAACCATCATTCAACTTTAA
- the prc1b gene encoding protein regulator of cytokinesis 1b isoform X6 yields the protein MRKSEVIAAESVACLNKALCHLKDIWEEIGIPEDQRLERTNVVKNHVKSLLDMMIVEEESLRKRLRTSIEKCQKELSQLCLELQLPPFQEDRSSTMLQQEKDLRMHVEVMLKEKNQRMQALKALTEQDQDLCDVLCFQPFSVSAGSVPSLEQLDKFRQHISSLTAEKERRHKEFVTLKKQIILCMDDLDQLPETSFEKDVVCEDEESFCLSKENIDSLKVLLHQLESRKAENECVCGSYREKIHELWERLQTPQEERDAMCEHMTLSKQRNMQALQAEVRRLEELKLKNIQNVTEAIRNEIAVFWDKCFYSSDQRQAFVPFYDDDFSEELLSLHDAEIVQLKQYYEDHKDLFEGVHKWEESWRLFLELEEKAKDPSRFTNRGGNLLKEEKQRADLVKSLPKLEKKLKAEIEQWEHEQNREFQVNGQKFMQFVTDQWELYRLEKEREKQERQLKKSKQTEVDMVYGTVVRTPTKRRFLGSTTPCKARKQGNVRTPGHGKPPHQGLLERNKENVCHLTGGVAGMTKRDLSKSSKSKHVAEILNSTIIQL from the exons atgaggaagag TGAGGTGATTGCTGCAGAATCAGTGGCATGTCTGAATAAAGCTCTCTGCCATCTGAAGGACATCTGGGAGGAAATCGGCATCCCTGAGGACCAACGATTAGAAAGAACAAACGTGGTCAAGAATCATGTCAAA AGTCTTCTGGACATGATGATTGTGGAGGAAGAGAGTCTGCGGAAACGACTGAGGACAAGTATTGAGAAATGTCAAAAAGAGTTGAGTCAGTTGTGTTTGGAACTGCAGCTCCCCCCATTTCAG GAGGACAGAAGTAGCACAATGCTACAGCAGGAAAAAGACCTCCGGATGCATGTTGAAGTGATGTTAAAGGAGAAAAATCAGAGAATGCAAGCGCTCAAAGCCTTAACTGAGCAGGATCAGGATCTCTGTGACGTGCTCTGCTTCCAGCCGTTTTCTGTCTCTGCCGGTTCTGTTCCTTCCCTGGAACAACTGGACAAATTCCGTCAACACATCTCCTCTCTCACTGCTGAGAAA GAACGAAGACACAAGGAATTTGTCACATTGAAGAAGCAAATAATACTTTGCATGGATGATCTGGATCAGTTGCCTGAGACTAGTTTTGAAAAGGATGTCGTCTGTGAAGATGAAGAGAGTTTTTGCTTGTCTAAAGAAAACATTGATTCACTCAAAGTCCTCCTTCACCAG TTGGAGAGCAGAAAGGCAGAGAATGAATGTGTCTGTGGCTCTTATCGGGAGAAGATCCATGAACTATGGGAACGGTTGCAGACTCCACAGGAAGAGCGTGATGCAATGTGTGAACACATGACCCTGTCAAAGCAAAGAAATATGCAAGCT TTACAAGCTGAGGTCAGACGTCTTGAAGAACTGAAgcttaaaaatattcaaaacgtTACCGAGGCCATTCGGAATGAGATCGCTGTGTTCTGGGATAAGTGCTTCTATAGCTCTGACCAGCGGCAAGCTTTTGTGCCCTTTTATGATG ATGATTTCAGCGAGGAACTCCTGAGCTTACATGATGCAGAAATAGTGCAGCTTAAACAATATTATGAGGATCATAAAGATCTTTTTGAAGGTGTTCACAAATGGGAGGAAAGCTGGAGACTTTTCTTGGAGCTTGAA GAAAAGGCCAAAGATCCATCCAGATTCACCAACAGAGGAGGAAACCTTCTTAAGGAGGAGAAACAGCGGGCTGATCTGGTCAAAAGTCTCCCCAAG CTTGAGAAGAAGCTGAAGGCTGAGATTGAACAGTGGGAACATGAACAGAACCGAGAGTTTCAGGTGAATGGTCAAAAGTTCATGCAGTTTGTCACTGATCAATGGGAGTTGTACCGGCTGGAGAAGGAGCGGGAAAAACAGGAGCgg CAACTAAAGAAGAGCAAACAGACGGAGGTGGACATGGTCTATGGTACTGTGGTCCGGACACCAACTAAACGAAGATTTCTGGGAAGCACAACACCTTGTAAAGCTCGAAAG CAGGGTAATGTGAGGACACCAGGCCACGGCAAACCTCCTCATCAAGGTTTGCTAGAACGCAATAAGGAGAATGTCTGTCATCTAACTGGTGGCGTGGCTGGAATGACAAAG CGAGACCTCTCCAAGTcatctaaatcaaaacatgtaGCTGAAATCCTGAACTCAACCATCATTCAACTTTAA
- the prc1b gene encoding protein regulator of cytokinesis 1b isoform X5, with protein sequence MRKSEVIAAESVACLNKALCHLKDIWEEIGIPEDQRLERTNVVKNHVKSLLDMMIVEEESLRKRLRTSIEKCQKELSQLCLELQLPPFQEDRSSTMLQQEKDLRMHVEVMLKEKNQRMQALKALTEQDQDLCDVLCFQPFSVSAGSVPSLEQLDKFRQHISSLTAEKERRHKEFVTLKKQIILCMDDLDQLPETSFEKDVVCEDEESFCLSKENIDSLKVLLHQLESRKAENECVCGSYREKIHELWERLQTPQEERDAMCEHMTLSKQRNMQALQAEVRRLEELKLKNIQNVTEAIRNEIAVFWDKCFYSSDQRQAFVPFYDDDFSEELLSLHDAEIVQLKQYYEDHKDLFEGVHKWEESWRLFLELEEKAKDPSRFTNRGGNLLKEEKQRADLVKSLPKLEKKLKAEIEQWEHEQNREFQVNGQKFMQFVTDQWELYRLEKEREKQERQLKKSKQTEVDMVYGTVVRTPTKRRFLGSTTPCKARKQGNVRTPGHGKPPHQGLLERNKENVCHLTGGVAGMTKVPASPQRNFSINSVASTYSEFQRDLSKSSKSKHVAEILNSTIIQL encoded by the exons atgaggaagag TGAGGTGATTGCTGCAGAATCAGTGGCATGTCTGAATAAAGCTCTCTGCCATCTGAAGGACATCTGGGAGGAAATCGGCATCCCTGAGGACCAACGATTAGAAAGAACAAACGTGGTCAAGAATCATGTCAAA AGTCTTCTGGACATGATGATTGTGGAGGAAGAGAGTCTGCGGAAACGACTGAGGACAAGTATTGAGAAATGTCAAAAAGAGTTGAGTCAGTTGTGTTTGGAACTGCAGCTCCCCCCATTTCAG GAGGACAGAAGTAGCACAATGCTACAGCAGGAAAAAGACCTCCGGATGCATGTTGAAGTGATGTTAAAGGAGAAAAATCAGAGAATGCAAGCGCTCAAAGCCTTAACTGAGCAGGATCAGGATCTCTGTGACGTGCTCTGCTTCCAGCCGTTTTCTGTCTCTGCCGGTTCTGTTCCTTCCCTGGAACAACTGGACAAATTCCGTCAACACATCTCCTCTCTCACTGCTGAGAAA GAACGAAGACACAAGGAATTTGTCACATTGAAGAAGCAAATAATACTTTGCATGGATGATCTGGATCAGTTGCCTGAGACTAGTTTTGAAAAGGATGTCGTCTGTGAAGATGAAGAGAGTTTTTGCTTGTCTAAAGAAAACATTGATTCACTCAAAGTCCTCCTTCACCAG TTGGAGAGCAGAAAGGCAGAGAATGAATGTGTCTGTGGCTCTTATCGGGAGAAGATCCATGAACTATGGGAACGGTTGCAGACTCCACAGGAAGAGCGTGATGCAATGTGTGAACACATGACCCTGTCAAAGCAAAGAAATATGCAAGCT TTACAAGCTGAGGTCAGACGTCTTGAAGAACTGAAgcttaaaaatattcaaaacgtTACCGAGGCCATTCGGAATGAGATCGCTGTGTTCTGGGATAAGTGCTTCTATAGCTCTGACCAGCGGCAAGCTTTTGTGCCCTTTTATGATG ATGATTTCAGCGAGGAACTCCTGAGCTTACATGATGCAGAAATAGTGCAGCTTAAACAATATTATGAGGATCATAAAGATCTTTTTGAAGGTGTTCACAAATGGGAGGAAAGCTGGAGACTTTTCTTGGAGCTTGAA GAAAAGGCCAAAGATCCATCCAGATTCACCAACAGAGGAGGAAACCTTCTTAAGGAGGAGAAACAGCGGGCTGATCTGGTCAAAAGTCTCCCCAAG CTTGAGAAGAAGCTGAAGGCTGAGATTGAACAGTGGGAACATGAACAGAACCGAGAGTTTCAGGTGAATGGTCAAAAGTTCATGCAGTTTGTCACTGATCAATGGGAGTTGTACCGGCTGGAGAAGGAGCGGGAAAAACAGGAGCgg CAACTAAAGAAGAGCAAACAGACGGAGGTGGACATGGTCTATGGTACTGTGGTCCGGACACCAACTAAACGAAGATTTCTGGGAAGCACAACACCTTGTAAAGCTCGAAAG CAGGGTAATGTGAGGACACCAGGCCACGGCAAACCTCCTCATCAAGGTTTGCTAGAACGCAATAAGGAGAATGTCTGTCATCTAACTGGTGGCGTGGCTGGAATGACAAAGGTACCAGCTAGTCCACAGCGTAACTTCAGCATTAACTCTGTCGCAAGCACCTATTCAGAATTTCAG CGAGACCTCTCCAAGTcatctaaatcaaaacatgtaGCTGAAATCCTGAACTCAACCATCATTCAACTTTAA
- the prc1b gene encoding protein regulator of cytokinesis 1b isoform X3 has product MRKSEVIAAESVACLNKALCHLKDIWEEIGIPEDQRLERTNVVKNHVKSLLDMMIVEEESLRKRLRTSIEKCQKELSQLCLELQLPPFQEDRSSTMLQQEKDLRMHVEVMLKEKNQRMQALKALTEQDQDLCDVLCFQPFSVSAGSVPSLEQLDKFRQHISSLTAEKERRHKEFVTLKKQIILCMDDLDQLPETSFEKDVVCEDEESFCLSKENIDSLKVLLHQLESRKAENECVCGSYREKIHELWERLQTPQEERDAMCEHMTLSKQRNMQALQAEVRRLEELKLKNIQNVTEAIRNEIAVFWDKCFYSSDQRQAFVPFYDDDFSEELLSLHDAEIVQLKQYYEDHKDLFEGVHKWEESWRLFLELEEKAKDPSRFTNRGGNLLKEEKQRADLVKSLPKLEKKLKAEIEQWEHEQNREFQVNGQKFMQFVTDQWELYRLEKEREKQERQLKKSKQTEVDMVYGTVVRTPTKRRFLGSTTPCKARKLNATSSTGTSNSTIRSVFGGTVCHSPISRPPISACKQGNVRTPGHGKPPHQGLLERNKENVCHLTGGVAGMTKRDLSKSSKSKHVAEILNSTIIQL; this is encoded by the exons atgaggaagag TGAGGTGATTGCTGCAGAATCAGTGGCATGTCTGAATAAAGCTCTCTGCCATCTGAAGGACATCTGGGAGGAAATCGGCATCCCTGAGGACCAACGATTAGAAAGAACAAACGTGGTCAAGAATCATGTCAAA AGTCTTCTGGACATGATGATTGTGGAGGAAGAGAGTCTGCGGAAACGACTGAGGACAAGTATTGAGAAATGTCAAAAAGAGTTGAGTCAGTTGTGTTTGGAACTGCAGCTCCCCCCATTTCAG GAGGACAGAAGTAGCACAATGCTACAGCAGGAAAAAGACCTCCGGATGCATGTTGAAGTGATGTTAAAGGAGAAAAATCAGAGAATGCAAGCGCTCAAAGCCTTAACTGAGCAGGATCAGGATCTCTGTGACGTGCTCTGCTTCCAGCCGTTTTCTGTCTCTGCCGGTTCTGTTCCTTCCCTGGAACAACTGGACAAATTCCGTCAACACATCTCCTCTCTCACTGCTGAGAAA GAACGAAGACACAAGGAATTTGTCACATTGAAGAAGCAAATAATACTTTGCATGGATGATCTGGATCAGTTGCCTGAGACTAGTTTTGAAAAGGATGTCGTCTGTGAAGATGAAGAGAGTTTTTGCTTGTCTAAAGAAAACATTGATTCACTCAAAGTCCTCCTTCACCAG TTGGAGAGCAGAAAGGCAGAGAATGAATGTGTCTGTGGCTCTTATCGGGAGAAGATCCATGAACTATGGGAACGGTTGCAGACTCCACAGGAAGAGCGTGATGCAATGTGTGAACACATGACCCTGTCAAAGCAAAGAAATATGCAAGCT TTACAAGCTGAGGTCAGACGTCTTGAAGAACTGAAgcttaaaaatattcaaaacgtTACCGAGGCCATTCGGAATGAGATCGCTGTGTTCTGGGATAAGTGCTTCTATAGCTCTGACCAGCGGCAAGCTTTTGTGCCCTTTTATGATG ATGATTTCAGCGAGGAACTCCTGAGCTTACATGATGCAGAAATAGTGCAGCTTAAACAATATTATGAGGATCATAAAGATCTTTTTGAAGGTGTTCACAAATGGGAGGAAAGCTGGAGACTTTTCTTGGAGCTTGAA GAAAAGGCCAAAGATCCATCCAGATTCACCAACAGAGGAGGAAACCTTCTTAAGGAGGAGAAACAGCGGGCTGATCTGGTCAAAAGTCTCCCCAAG CTTGAGAAGAAGCTGAAGGCTGAGATTGAACAGTGGGAACATGAACAGAACCGAGAGTTTCAGGTGAATGGTCAAAAGTTCATGCAGTTTGTCACTGATCAATGGGAGTTGTACCGGCTGGAGAAGGAGCGGGAAAAACAGGAGCgg CAACTAAAGAAGAGCAAACAGACGGAGGTGGACATGGTCTATGGTACTGTGGTCCGGACACCAACTAAACGAAGATTTCTGGGAAGCACAACACCTTGTAAAGCTCGAAAG CTTAACGCTACGTCCAGTACTGGCACTTCTAACAGCACTATCCGATCTGTCTTTGGTGGTACTGTCTGCCATTCTCCTATATCGCGCCCTCCGATTTCAGCATGCAAG CAGGGTAATGTGAGGACACCAGGCCACGGCAAACCTCCTCATCAAGGTTTGCTAGAACGCAATAAGGAGAATGTCTGTCATCTAACTGGTGGCGTGGCTGGAATGACAAAG CGAGACCTCTCCAAGTcatctaaatcaaaacatgtaGCTGAAATCCTGAACTCAACCATCATTCAACTTTAA
- the prc1b gene encoding protein regulator of cytokinesis 1b isoform X2: MRKSEVIAAESVACLNKALCHLKDIWEEIGIPEDQRLERTNVVKNHVKSLLDMMIVEEESLRKRLRTSIEKCQKELSQLCLELQLPPFQEDRSSTMLQQEKDLRMHVEVMLKEKNQRMQALKALTEQDQDLCDVLCFQPFSVSAGSVPSLEQLDKFRQHISSLTAEKERRHKEFVTLKKQIILCMDDLDQLPETSFEKDVVCEDEESFCLSKENIDSLKVLLHQLESRKAENECVCGSYREKIHELWERLQTPQEERDAMCEHMTLSKQRNMQALQAEVRRLEELKLKNIQNVTEAIRNEIAVFWDKCFYSSDQRQAFVPFYDDDFSEELLSLHDAEIVQLKQYYEDHKDLFEGVHKWEESWRLFLELEEKAKDPSRFTNRGGNLLKEEKQRADLVKSLPKLEKKLKAEIEQWEHEQNREFQVNGQKFMQFVTDQWELYRLEKEREKQERQLKKSKQTEVDMVYGTVVRTPTKRRFLGSTTPCKARKLNATSSTGTSNSTIRSVFGGTVCHSPISRPPISACKGNVRTPGHGKPPHQGLLERNKENVCHLTGGVAGMTKVPASPQRNFSINSVASTYSEFQRDLSKSSKSKHVAEILNSTIIQL; the protein is encoded by the exons atgaggaagag TGAGGTGATTGCTGCAGAATCAGTGGCATGTCTGAATAAAGCTCTCTGCCATCTGAAGGACATCTGGGAGGAAATCGGCATCCCTGAGGACCAACGATTAGAAAGAACAAACGTGGTCAAGAATCATGTCAAA AGTCTTCTGGACATGATGATTGTGGAGGAAGAGAGTCTGCGGAAACGACTGAGGACAAGTATTGAGAAATGTCAAAAAGAGTTGAGTCAGTTGTGTTTGGAACTGCAGCTCCCCCCATTTCAG GAGGACAGAAGTAGCACAATGCTACAGCAGGAAAAAGACCTCCGGATGCATGTTGAAGTGATGTTAAAGGAGAAAAATCAGAGAATGCAAGCGCTCAAAGCCTTAACTGAGCAGGATCAGGATCTCTGTGACGTGCTCTGCTTCCAGCCGTTTTCTGTCTCTGCCGGTTCTGTTCCTTCCCTGGAACAACTGGACAAATTCCGTCAACACATCTCCTCTCTCACTGCTGAGAAA GAACGAAGACACAAGGAATTTGTCACATTGAAGAAGCAAATAATACTTTGCATGGATGATCTGGATCAGTTGCCTGAGACTAGTTTTGAAAAGGATGTCGTCTGTGAAGATGAAGAGAGTTTTTGCTTGTCTAAAGAAAACATTGATTCACTCAAAGTCCTCCTTCACCAG TTGGAGAGCAGAAAGGCAGAGAATGAATGTGTCTGTGGCTCTTATCGGGAGAAGATCCATGAACTATGGGAACGGTTGCAGACTCCACAGGAAGAGCGTGATGCAATGTGTGAACACATGACCCTGTCAAAGCAAAGAAATATGCAAGCT TTACAAGCTGAGGTCAGACGTCTTGAAGAACTGAAgcttaaaaatattcaaaacgtTACCGAGGCCATTCGGAATGAGATCGCTGTGTTCTGGGATAAGTGCTTCTATAGCTCTGACCAGCGGCAAGCTTTTGTGCCCTTTTATGATG ATGATTTCAGCGAGGAACTCCTGAGCTTACATGATGCAGAAATAGTGCAGCTTAAACAATATTATGAGGATCATAAAGATCTTTTTGAAGGTGTTCACAAATGGGAGGAAAGCTGGAGACTTTTCTTGGAGCTTGAA GAAAAGGCCAAAGATCCATCCAGATTCACCAACAGAGGAGGAAACCTTCTTAAGGAGGAGAAACAGCGGGCTGATCTGGTCAAAAGTCTCCCCAAG CTTGAGAAGAAGCTGAAGGCTGAGATTGAACAGTGGGAACATGAACAGAACCGAGAGTTTCAGGTGAATGGTCAAAAGTTCATGCAGTTTGTCACTGATCAATGGGAGTTGTACCGGCTGGAGAAGGAGCGGGAAAAACAGGAGCgg CAACTAAAGAAGAGCAAACAGACGGAGGTGGACATGGTCTATGGTACTGTGGTCCGGACACCAACTAAACGAAGATTTCTGGGAAGCACAACACCTTGTAAAGCTCGAAAG CTTAACGCTACGTCCAGTACTGGCACTTCTAACAGCACTATCCGATCTGTCTTTGGTGGTACTGTCTGCCATTCTCCTATATCGCGCCCTCCGATTTCAGCATGCAAG GGTAATGTGAGGACACCAGGCCACGGCAAACCTCCTCATCAAGGTTTGCTAGAACGCAATAAGGAGAATGTCTGTCATCTAACTGGTGGCGTGGCTGGAATGACAAAGGTACCAGCTAGTCCACAGCGTAACTTCAGCATTAACTCTGTCGCAAGCACCTATTCAGAATTTCAG CGAGACCTCTCCAAGTcatctaaatcaaaacatgtaGCTGAAATCCTGAACTCAACCATCATTCAACTTTAA